A stretch of Myceligenerans xiligouense DNA encodes these proteins:
- a CDS encoding ThuA domain-containing protein: protein MSNLLWGAPRAGRWLIAVAASLAVAAPMTLAGTTPAQAAVAAAPSTGQLAAAPAEADPFNVLVFSRTAGFRHGSIPAGIAAIEQLGVDHGFTVDATEDAAAFTDENLANYDVVAWLSTTGDVLDDTQQAAFERYIQDGGGYAGIHAASDTEYDWPWYGELVGAYFNSHPQNQDATIKVEDHDHASTEHLPQRWERYDEWYNYRENPRDEVHVLASLDESSYDAGTGAMGAEHPIAWCQAYDGGRSWYTGGGHTDASFSEPEFLEHLLGGLQTAAGVVDSDCAATQSDSYEMVPLDEDTANPMMLDVAPDGTVFYVERDGRVQVIDPASNTTSTAMTLSVTQSNEDGLTGVVLDPDFAANGWVYLFWSPQDVGDDGPHNRVSRFDYDAASGTIDPATEEAVLIIPTQRQTCCHAGGDMVFDADGNLYVATGDNTNPFESQGYAPLDERDGRQNYDSQRTSANSNDLRGKILRITPQDDGSYTVPAGNMFASGTADTLPEIYAMGFRNPFRIGVDPANGNVLVADYGPDAGSASPSRGPEGLVEWNVVSEPGFYGWPYCTGANSAYNDYDFATSQSGGEYDCAGGPVNDSPNNTGITQLPPAVEAEVWYGYATNPQFPEIGGGGAPMGGPVYTYDPELESDVKWPAYWDGKALFGEWNQGRMYSFQLDGEQRDDLVDINRILPGIFDPSAGFDRPMDFDFGPDGALYVVDWGSGFGGNNDSSGVYQVNYVEGDPAPIARASADVTDGLAPLTVQFSSEGTRHPAGEPISLQWTFGDGSEPSSEANPTHTYTENGRYTAQLVATDAAGQTGVANVTVVVGNIAPEVSITFPENGGFFEWGDQVRYEIAVDDPDGEVTCENVSLFTSLGHDSHAHPFDELTGCEGVIQTARDEGHGIESNIFWVIEAFYTDDGGAAGVPLTTTDLQVLQPKLVQSEFFTGTGRVDGIGDGSGDPGVQIEETGDTAGGGQNIGFIEPGDYWAHEPVSLASVDAISLRAASAGDGGEVSLRWDAPDGPEIGRISVPGTGDWQEYTDVATELTDVPSGSGSLHFVLLSGGINVNWMEIDGRGVTDNQRPEVELTVDAVSGEAPLTVTASAEATDPDGSGDLTYAWDAGLGDGFVDGTPEFEHTYDEPGSYRLQVRVTDDGGAYAVEYVTVEVTGTVPEPTPCLSGRSDDFLGDDLDPDRWTVLDRNQDLRVADGLLTVPASVSDFYGTDNTTVPNLVLQDLPDGPFTATAKVTIPAHAQYQQAGLVVYGDADNYAKMVIQGRSAPADPATRIFQYIREEDGAPNEVGDSNTEALGAAYPDTVYVRLASSDGDDLTASYSADGVDFTAMPQTKSLTGIDDPQIGLVALAGNGSAADVVDAQFDWFHVTPDDTAGATGPDDEFDGDGLDGCRWDIVREDPTGYRVTGGALEIDTTATDIYTGDNTGTPNIVVQELPDDDWTVETLVDGSAFDQQYQQGGLVAYGDDDNYVKFDIVTDNAPGSAVTQRIELRSEVDAVIQDPQPGANGLESRVWHLRLTKEGSTFTGEYSADGTDWTTLAEPVTHDGLQDARVGLFALGGPQQSVATASFDYFRVVGAAEPLEVAGTLSPAEPDGLDGQWLGPVTVTVDTTGGPDGAQVYREVNVDDGGWAEYTAPVEISGSGAHTVQVRASADGETVVGETLEFTIAEPELADATPAVDIVHPTCVYDGSGAEVVTGGALVTADVTGVRSYVVREWVDGAAGDRLFDLDDLAAGEYRIAARPDDGYRLVGEGDWKVRDNGLAVLFVTLEEPECPDPNTPDVVVKPATCDAGGSIDPVELPGVRGYVVHRWVDGRAQGKPSDLEDLAAGDYRVIASPTPRTDLTVTGDWQLSPSGKARVVVTVEEVCD, encoded by the coding sequence GTGAGTAACTTGCTCTGGGGAGCACCGCGTGCGGGACGATGGCTGATCGCCGTCGCCGCCTCACTCGCGGTCGCCGCTCCCATGACGCTGGCCGGCACGACGCCGGCACAGGCAGCCGTGGCGGCTGCGCCATCGACCGGACAGCTCGCCGCGGCGCCGGCGGAGGCCGACCCGTTCAACGTGCTCGTCTTCTCCAGGACGGCGGGCTTCCGGCACGGCTCGATCCCCGCGGGGATCGCGGCGATCGAACAGCTCGGCGTGGACCACGGCTTCACCGTGGACGCCACCGAGGACGCCGCGGCGTTCACCGACGAGAACCTGGCGAACTACGACGTCGTCGCCTGGCTCTCCACGACCGGTGACGTGCTGGACGACACTCAGCAGGCCGCGTTCGAGCGCTACATCCAGGACGGCGGCGGCTACGCCGGCATCCACGCGGCCTCGGACACGGAGTACGACTGGCCGTGGTACGGGGAGCTGGTGGGGGCGTACTTCAACTCCCACCCGCAGAACCAGGACGCCACGATCAAGGTCGAGGACCACGACCACGCCTCGACCGAGCACCTGCCGCAGCGGTGGGAGCGCTACGACGAGTGGTACAACTACCGCGAGAACCCGCGCGACGAGGTGCACGTCCTGGCCTCGCTGGACGAGTCCTCGTACGACGCCGGAACGGGCGCGATGGGGGCCGAGCACCCGATCGCCTGGTGCCAGGCCTACGACGGCGGCCGGTCCTGGTACACCGGCGGCGGGCACACCGACGCCTCGTTCAGCGAGCCGGAGTTCCTCGAGCACCTGCTGGGCGGGCTGCAGACCGCGGCCGGCGTCGTGGACTCCGACTGCGCCGCGACGCAGAGCGACAGCTACGAGATGGTGCCGCTCGACGAGGACACCGCGAACCCGATGATGCTGGACGTGGCCCCCGACGGCACCGTCTTCTACGTCGAGCGGGACGGACGCGTCCAGGTGATCGACCCGGCGTCGAACACCACGAGCACGGCGATGACGCTGTCGGTCACCCAGTCCAACGAGGACGGGCTGACCGGTGTGGTCCTCGACCCGGATTTCGCGGCGAACGGGTGGGTCTACCTGTTCTGGTCCCCGCAGGACGTCGGCGACGACGGCCCGCACAACCGGGTCTCGCGCTTCGACTACGACGCCGCCTCCGGGACGATAGACCCGGCCACCGAGGAGGCCGTGCTGATCATCCCGACGCAGCGCCAGACGTGCTGCCACGCCGGCGGTGACATGGTCTTCGACGCCGACGGCAACCTGTACGTCGCCACCGGCGACAACACGAACCCGTTCGAGTCGCAGGGCTACGCGCCGCTGGACGAGCGGGACGGTCGGCAGAACTACGACTCCCAGCGCACGTCGGCCAACAGCAACGACCTGCGCGGCAAGATCCTGCGGATCACGCCGCAGGACGACGGCTCGTACACGGTCCCCGCAGGCAACATGTTCGCCTCCGGCACCGCGGACACCCTGCCCGAGATCTACGCGATGGGCTTCCGCAACCCGTTCCGGATCGGCGTCGACCCGGCCAACGGGAACGTGCTCGTGGCCGACTACGGCCCGGACGCCGGTTCGGCCAGCCCGAGTCGCGGACCCGAGGGCCTGGTCGAGTGGAACGTCGTCAGCGAGCCGGGCTTCTACGGCTGGCCGTACTGCACGGGTGCGAACAGCGCCTACAACGACTACGACTTCGCCACGAGCCAGTCCGGCGGAGAGTACGACTGCGCCGGCGGCCCGGTGAACGACTCACCGAACAACACCGGCATCACCCAGCTCCCGCCGGCCGTGGAGGCCGAGGTCTGGTACGGGTACGCGACCAACCCGCAGTTCCCCGAGATCGGTGGCGGTGGCGCACCCATGGGCGGCCCCGTCTACACCTACGACCCGGAGCTGGAGTCCGACGTCAAGTGGCCGGCCTACTGGGACGGCAAGGCGCTGTTCGGCGAGTGGAACCAGGGCCGGATGTACTCCTTCCAGCTCGACGGCGAGCAGCGTGACGACCTGGTGGACATCAACCGGATCCTGCCCGGCATCTTCGACCCGAGCGCCGGGTTCGACCGGCCGATGGACTTCGACTTCGGGCCCGACGGCGCGCTGTACGTCGTGGACTGGGGCTCCGGGTTCGGCGGCAACAACGACAGCTCGGGCGTCTACCAGGTCAACTACGTCGAGGGCGACCCGGCCCCCATCGCCCGGGCGTCCGCCGACGTGACCGACGGCCTCGCCCCGCTGACGGTGCAGTTCTCCTCCGAGGGCACCCGGCACCCGGCCGGCGAGCCCATCTCGCTGCAGTGGACCTTCGGCGACGGCTCCGAACCGAGCAGCGAGGCGAACCCGACCCACACCTACACCGAGAACGGCCGCTACACCGCCCAGCTCGTCGCGACCGACGCCGCCGGGCAGACCGGCGTGGCGAACGTGACGGTCGTGGTCGGCAACATCGCCCCGGAGGTGTCGATCACCTTCCCGGAGAACGGCGGCTTCTTCGAGTGGGGCGACCAGGTCCGTTACGAGATCGCCGTCGACGACCCGGACGGCGAGGTGACCTGCGAGAACGTCTCCCTGTTCACGTCGCTCGGGCATGACTCGCACGCCCACCCGTTCGACGAGCTGACCGGCTGCGAGGGCGTCATCCAGACGGCCCGCGACGAGGGTCACGGCATCGAGTCGAACATCTTCTGGGTGATCGAGGCGTTCTACACCGACGACGGCGGCGCTGCCGGCGTCCCGCTGACCACGACCGACCTGCAGGTGCTGCAGCCCAAGCTGGTCCAGTCCGAGTTCTTCACGGGCACCGGCCGCGTGGACGGCATCGGCGACGGGTCGGGCGACCCGGGCGTCCAGATCGAGGAGACGGGCGACACCGCCGGCGGCGGCCAGAACATCGGGTTCATCGAGCCCGGCGACTACTGGGCCCACGAACCGGTGAGCCTGGCGTCCGTCGACGCGATCTCGCTGCGTGCCGCCTCCGCCGGCGACGGCGGGGAGGTGTCGCTGCGCTGGGACGCGCCCGACGGCCCGGAGATCGGGCGCATCAGCGTGCCCGGCACCGGCGACTGGCAGGAGTACACCGACGTCGCCACCGAGCTGACCGACGTGCCGTCGGGCTCCGGCTCGCTGCACTTCGTGCTCCTCTCCGGCGGGATCAACGTCAACTGGATGGAGATCGACGGCCGCGGGGTCACCGACAACCAGCGACCGGAGGTCGAACTGACGGTCGACGCGGTCTCGGGCGAGGCCCCGCTGACCGTGACCGCCTCCGCCGAGGCCACCGACCCCGACGGTTCCGGCGACCTCACCTACGCCTGGGACGCCGGTCTCGGCGACGGGTTCGTCGACGGCACCCCGGAGTTCGAGCACACCTACGACGAGCCGGGCTCCTACCGGCTCCAGGTGCGCGTCACCGACGACGGCGGCGCCTACGCCGTCGAGTACGTCACGGTCGAGGTCACCGGCACCGTGCCGGAACCGACGCCCTGCCTGTCGGGCAGGTCGGACGACTTCCTCGGTGACGACCTCGACCCGGACCGCTGGACGGTGCTGGACCGCAACCAGGACCTGCGGGTCGCCGACGGCCTGCTGACCGTCCCGGCGAGCGTCTCGGACTTCTACGGGACGGACAACACCACCGTGCCGAACCTCGTCCTGCAGGACCTGCCCGACGGCCCCTTCACCGCGACCGCCAAGGTCACGATCCCGGCCCACGCGCAGTACCAGCAGGCCGGCCTGGTGGTCTACGGCGACGCGGACAACTACGCGAAGATGGTGATCCAGGGCCGTTCGGCGCCCGCCGACCCGGCCACGCGCATCTTCCAGTACATCCGGGAGGAGGACGGCGCACCGAACGAGGTCGGGGACTCCAACACCGAGGCTCTCGGAGCGGCGTACCCGGACACGGTGTACGTGCGTCTGGCCAGCAGTGACGGCGACGACCTCACGGCGTCGTACTCGGCCGACGGCGTGGACTTCACGGCCATGCCGCAGACCAAGTCGCTCACCGGCATCGACGACCCGCAGATCGGGCTCGTCGCGCTCGCCGGCAACGGTTCGGCCGCCGACGTGGTGGATGCGCAGTTCGACTGGTTCCACGTCACCCCGGACGACACGGCCGGAGCTACCGGACCCGACGACGAGTTCGACGGGGACGGGCTCGACGGATGCCGCTGGGACATCGTGCGCGAGGACCCGACGGGCTACCGGGTGACCGGTGGTGCGCTGGAGATCGACACGACGGCCACGGACATCTATACCGGCGACAACACCGGCACGCCGAACATCGTCGTGCAGGAGCTGCCGGACGACGACTGGACCGTCGAGACCCTGGTGGACGGGTCGGCATTCGACCAGCAGTACCAGCAGGGCGGTCTCGTCGCGTACGGGGACGACGACAACTACGTCAAGTTCGACATCGTGACCGACAACGCGCCGGGCAGCGCCGTCACACAGCGCATCGAGCTCCGTAGCGAGGTCGACGCCGTGATCCAGGACCCGCAGCCGGGCGCCAACGGCCTCGAGTCGCGTGTGTGGCATCTGCGCCTGACGAAGGAAGGGTCCACCTTCACCGGTGAGTACAGCGCGGACGGTACGGACTGGACCACCCTCGCCGAGCCGGTGACGCACGACGGACTGCAGGACGCCCGGGTGGGTCTGTTCGCACTCGGCGGCCCTCAGCAGTCGGTCGCCACGGCGTCGTTCGACTACTTCCGGGTGGTCGGCGCCGCCGAGCCGCTGGAGGTGGCCGGCACGCTGTCGCCGGCCGAGCCGGACGGCCTCGACGGGCAATGGCTCGGGCCGGTGACGGTCACCGTGGACACCACGGGCGGCCCGGACGGCGCCCAGGTGTACCGGGAGGTCAACGTCGACGACGGCGGCTGGGCCGAGTACACGGCACCGGTGGAGATCTCCGGGTCCGGAGCCCACACCGTCCAGGTGCGGGCCTCGGCGGACGGCGAGACCGTCGTCGGCGAGACCCTCGAGTTCACGATCGCCGAACCCGAGCTCGCCGACGCGACACCCGCGGTCGACATCGTGCATCCCACGTGCGTGTACGACGGGTCCGGGGCCGAGGTCGTCACCGGCGGCGCGCTGGTCACGGCCGACGTGACCGGAGTGCGGTCCTACGTCGTGCGGGAGTGGGTCGACGGCGCCGCCGGCGACCGCCTGTTCGACCTGGACGACCTGGCTGCCGGGGAGTACCGGATCGCGGCCCGTCCGGACGACGGGTACCGCCTCGTCGGCGAGGGCGACTGGAAGGTCCGGGACAACGGGCTCGCCGTGCTCTTCGTGACGCTGGAGGAGCCCGAGTGTCCGGACCCGAACACGCCGGACGTCGTCGTGAAGCCGGCGACGTGCGACGCCGGGGGGTCGATCGATCCCGTCGAGCTCCCGGGCGTGCGCGGCTACGTCGTGCACCGCTGGGTCGACGGCCGCGCGCAGGGCAAGCCGAGTGACCTGGAAGACCTCGCGGCGGGCGACTACCGCGTGATCGCGTCGCCGACGCCGCGGACCGACCTGACGGTGACCGGGGACTGGCAGCTCAGCCCGTCCGGCAAGGCGCGCGTCGTCGTCACCGTCGAGGAGGTGTGCGACTGA
- a CDS encoding sugar phosphate isomerase/epimerase family protein yields MTRPITLFTGQWADLPLEEVARLAAGWGYDGLELACWGDHLDPWRWDDDAYVQSKLDLLEKHGLKVWAISNHLKGQAVCDDPIDQRHRDILSDRVWGDGDPEGVRQRAAEEMKCTARLAAKLGVKTVVGFTGSSIWKYVAMFPPASTDMIDAGYQDFADRWNPILDVFDEVGVRFAHEVHPSEIAYDYWTTVRTLEAIGHREAFGLNWDPSHMVWQDLDPVAFLWDFRDRIYHVDCKDTKKRMTNGRNGRLGSHLPWADPRRGWDFISTGHGDVPWEDAFRMLNTIGYEGPISVEWEDAGMDRLVGAPEALELVRRLAFDAPDAAFDAAFSRKE; encoded by the coding sequence ATGACACGACCGATCACACTGTTCACCGGCCAGTGGGCGGACCTTCCGCTGGAGGAGGTGGCCCGCCTCGCCGCGGGCTGGGGCTACGACGGGCTGGAACTGGCCTGCTGGGGCGACCACCTCGACCCGTGGCGCTGGGACGACGACGCCTATGTGCAGTCCAAGCTGGACCTGCTGGAGAAGCACGGGCTGAAGGTCTGGGCGATCAGCAACCACCTCAAGGGCCAGGCGGTGTGCGACGACCCGATCGACCAGCGGCACCGCGACATCCTCTCCGACCGCGTGTGGGGCGACGGCGATCCCGAGGGTGTGCGGCAGCGCGCGGCCGAGGAGATGAAGTGCACCGCCCGGCTCGCCGCGAAGCTGGGGGTGAAGACGGTCGTCGGGTTCACGGGGTCGTCCATCTGGAAGTACGTGGCGATGTTCCCGCCCGCCTCCACCGACATGATCGACGCCGGCTACCAGGACTTCGCGGACCGCTGGAACCCGATCCTCGACGTGTTCGACGAGGTGGGGGTGCGGTTCGCGCACGAGGTGCACCCGAGCGAGATCGCCTACGACTACTGGACCACCGTCCGGACGCTCGAGGCGATCGGGCACCGGGAGGCGTTCGGCCTCAACTGGGACCCGTCGCACATGGTGTGGCAGGACCTGGACCCGGTCGCGTTCCTGTGGGACTTCCGCGACCGGATCTACCACGTGGACTGCAAGGACACCAAGAAGCGGATGACGAACGGGCGCAACGGCCGCCTGGGTTCGCACCTGCCCTGGGCAGACCCGCGGCGCGGCTGGGACTTCATCTCGACGGGGCACGGGGACGTGCCCTGGGAGGACGCCTTCCGGATGCTCAACACGATCGGCTACGAGGGCCCGATCTCCGTGGAGTGGGAGGACGCCGGCATGGACCGGCTCGTCGGGGCGCCCGAAGCGCTCGAGCTGGTGCGCCGCCTCGCCTTCGACGCTCCCGACGCGGCCTTCGACGCGGCCTTCAGCCGCAAGGAATAG